Part of the Bacillus sp. N1-1 genome, AAACCAACTAAACCTACTTTTACTTCTCTCATTTTTCTCACTCCCATGTTATAAGTCTTTTGAACCCTTTTTCCAATTCGACAAGAAAGCACAAATTACTCGACTTCTTTTTCCAAATTTTGATGCTAATAAACGATTATACTAATGTTCAGACGGGTATTTATGTAATGAATTCGAAACATTTGTAAAGAAGGTGGCTTTATTATGAAAAAAACCCTTTATTCCCCTATTATGATCAGTTTCATTCTTGGATTACTTGCTTCTCTCATTTATACGATCATTCTAGCAGCAGGCGGCTATCATCACACTGGATTAGCTGGCTTCTTTTCAATTCTCACCATCCTGGTAGCTTATCTTCTACTTTCGACGTACTGGCTTCCTACCCTTCTTGAAATAAAAACGACGATTGCGCTCGGAGCCGGAATTACGTTCCATGTTATTAGTTCTTTCACACTCGTCGTTATGATGGCAGGTACGTTACCGGAGATTTCAGAACTGCTTCTCCCTTACTTAAGTACACTCCTTATTTCTTTTCTAATCATGATCATCATTCTTATCGCTGGAATGATTGTTGGAAAAGTTGATTTCACGAAGTTTACTACTAGAGATAAGAAAATGTCGATGAAAGGTTAATTTCAACAACAAAAGGTGCCCGGACCGGGGCACCTTTTGTTGTTTATTAATCTATTGTGCCAAAATGGCATTAACAGCCAAGCTTTTCCATAAAAGCGTAGGCTTGCTCAATTTCATCTTCAGAATAATTTTGCTTCCGTTTAATCGTATGAACCTTCTCAACAACTTCTTCTTTTGTCAGGCGATCGAAAAAAAGAATCGTTGAAACGAGTTCAAGAAAACGGGAGCTCTGGCTATTAATTTCACTGATACACTGACGAAGCTCTGGCAATTCAAAATCGTAATGACCTAGAAATTCGTCGCCTTCTTCCGTTACTGCATACTTATATTGGTAATAGTTCCCTTTACTTTCTTTCACTTCTGTGACAAGACCAAGGTTACAAAGTTCCTCTACTCTTAGTGTTAACTCTTCAGAGTAAGGACCATAGAAATGAAATTGATATTTCTCGTTAAATGGAAACTGCAACTTTTTGCAAATGTAGATGATCTTTTGTAGTTTCTTACGTCCAATGACCTCTCCGGCTTCTTTCAACACAGCTATCACTTTCGCGTGATCTTCTAGCAACCTGCACCCCTCCCATGTACTTTTTACAGGTTGTCCAAAAAGCAATCTCACTTTATCAGATGAGGTTCAAAAGCAATGAAGGCGATCCACGCCACTTCTTTTGAACACAAACCAGCATAACCTGTAGCGGAAGCGAACTTCATGCCAGGACTGCCTTTCTTTTTGAACAGCTAATCGATTTGAAGCAATGACTTAATACGACGAGTAGCATCTGTATTTCCTTCAAGAATAAAGTCTGCAGGGAAATACAGTTTATGATCGGTTCTTTTTTTACCGGAAATGGCTTCCACCACATCAGATTCACGCGAAAGCTCACGTAAATCGCCACCAGGTTTTAATAGATGTATCGGTAACCGTTCTTCTTCTTCACCGGGCCGATAGAAATCATACGGCAAATCGGAAGATGAATCAACCACTAGATAATAATCAGGGTCAATCCCCGCTTCGTGAAAGGAATCATGTAGCTCTCTCCACGCATTCATCTGCTGCATCGGGTTAAATTCGATGTATTTAAATAACCTACGATTCATAAACCGTTCGCATAGATCGCTCAGGATATGGTCATTCTCCTCCTGCCAGATCTGGAAATAAAACATCACAACAGAATCATCCAACTTCAAAAAATCTTCAAGACTAATATCTTCTTTAAAAAGTGAATAGAAGTGAATCGGATCATGTTGAAAGTGATAGCCCTGCTCAAATAAAGCCTTTGCGCGATGAAGAATTTTACTTAAAATCACCTCTGCACTTCGCGTCACAGGATGAAAATAAATTTGCCAGTACATTTGATAGCGACTCATAATATAGTCTTCTACAGCATGCATACCACTTTGCTTTATGACGATTTGATCGTCACCCGGGCGCATCACGCGTAGAATACGCTCAATATCAAATTGACCATAACTTACCCCTGTAAAATAAGCATCGCGAAGAAGATAGTCCATTCGATCCGCATCGATTTGGCTTGATATTAAGCTAACAACAAGTTTATTATCATGCGTTTTGGCAATCACATCAGCAACTTGAAGCGGGAAATCATCGCTCACCCTTCGTAGTACCTTGTTGATCTCAGTGTCACCTAGAATAACCATCCGCGTAAAATCTTCATGATCAAGGTTAAATACTTTTTCAAAGGAGTGTGAAAAAGGCCCATGCCCAACGTCATGCAATAGAGCTGCGCACATGCTTAACAGCCTATTCTTTTCATCCCATCCCTCATATTGAGAGAAAATCTCGTTAATACGCCTCACAATCTCATAAACACCGAGTGAGTGACTGAAGCGACTATGTTCTGCCCCGTGAAAAGTAAGATACGTTGTTCCGAGCTGGCGAACTCTACGCAAACGCTGGAATTCTTTCGTGCCAATCAGATCCCAGATTAAACGGTATCGAACATGGATATAGCGATGGACAGGGTCTTTAAATACTTTTTCTTCGTTTAATCGTTCGAGCATTCCGCGGCAGGCTCCTTCCGTCAAATTCATCCCTTCATTATATACCACCCCATAACAAATGAAAACCTTCCCCCGGGCTGTGATGGGAGAAGGCTCATGTTGTTTGGGTAGATAAAAAGAATGGAAACGAATAAAGCTGATCGTCAAATCATTCTGCATATAGAGAGGGGGACGTGCCCCTCTTAATCCATGTTATAGAACAGTTTCAACTTTTTTCCCGTCCCGTTTTTCTTCTGATTTTGCGACATACATCGCACAAGCCGCGTCACCTGTAATGTTAACAGCTGTACGCGTCATATCGAGAAGACGGTCAACGGCAAGAATTAAGCCGATCGGTTCGACAGGTAAACCTACTTGCTTTAGAACCATTGCGAGCATAATGAGTCCTACTCCTGGTACACCTGCAGTACCGATACTAGCGAGTGTCGCCGTAACTACAACAATAATAAGCTGTGTAAAGGTTAAATCAACACCGGTAATTTGAGCAATAAATATCGTTGCAACACCTTGCATAATCGCCGTTCCGTCCATGTTGATTGTCGCTCCAAGCGGTTGGACAAAACTACTGATTTGCTTTGGTACTTTCAGATTTTCCTGAGCGGTTTTCATTGAAACTGGAAGCGTACCGCTACTAGAAGAAGTACTGAAAGCAACTGCCATCGCTGGCGCAAAAGCTTTGTAGAATTTAATTGGATTCTCTTTACATAAGAAGTAAATCGCACTACCATATGTGAAGAGAAAATGAATGAGCAAAGCTCCTAGTACAACGAGGAAATACATTCCCATCGATTGTAGCGCTTCTTTCCCCTGTCCACCAACGGCAGAAGCGATTAGCGCAAAAGCACCGTATGGCGCTGTTTCCATAATGATTTTAACAAGATACATCATAACGTCGTTACCTTGTTCAAACAGATTACGTAGTGCTTTCGTGCGTTCTCCAAGAATCGCAAGGGCAAAACCTACGAAAATAGCAAATGCGATAATTTGAAGCATGTTTCCTTCAACCATCGCTTGAATGGGATTGGTTGGAATGATATTAATAATTGTATCCAATACAGGAGGTGCTTCTTCAGCTTTAAAGTCTGAGTTTCCTGAGAACGATCCTTCAACACCTGGTTTAATTAAGTAAGCAAGTGCCATTGCAATCGAAATGGCAATCGTTGTTGTAACAAGGAAAAACGCAACTGTTTTTCCGCCCATTCGGCCAAGCTTCTTCGGATCGCTTATTCCGGCTGTTCCTACTACGATAGAGAAGAATACGATTGGTACAACGAGCATCTTAATTAAGTTCAGAAAGATTTGCCCAACAGGACCAAATAAATATTGATCGACAGGTCCGAAGGCATCTGGTGCAAATAGATTAAAGATCACACCAACAAGAATACCTAGAACAAGACCTGCAATAATTTTAACTGTTAGCTTCATAAACATGTCCCCTTTCGTCTCATCGACTTAGATACCATCATCGTGTGCATAATACGGACCGCACAATGCTGGCTAATTTCTGCTTTATGTAGATTTTTCTTATGATCTTAGTCATACATGAAAGCTCTTACATAGATTA contains:
- a CDS encoding YwgA family protein — translated: MLEDHAKVIAVLKEAGEVIGRKKLQKIIYICKKLQFPFNEKYQFHFYGPYSEELTLRVEELCNLGLVTEVKESKGNYYQYKYAVTEEGDEFLGHYDFELPELRQCISEINSQSSRFLELVSTILFFDRLTKEEVVEKVHTIKRKQNYSEDEIEQAYAFMEKLGC
- a CDS encoding HD domain-containing protein — its product is MLERLNEEKVFKDPVHRYIHVRYRLIWDLIGTKEFQRLRRVRQLGTTYLTFHGAEHSRFSHSLGVYEIVRRINEIFSQYEGWDEKNRLLSMCAALLHDVGHGPFSHSFEKVFNLDHEDFTRMVILGDTEINKVLRRVSDDFPLQVADVIAKTHDNKLVVSLISSQIDADRMDYLLRDAYFTGVSYGQFDIERILRVMRPGDDQIVIKQSGMHAVEDYIMSRYQMYWQIYFHPVTRSAEVILSKILHRAKALFEQGYHFQHDPIHFYSLFKEDISLEDFLKLDDSVVMFYFQIWQEENDHILSDLCERFMNRRLFKYIEFNPMQQMNAWRELHDSFHEAGIDPDYYLVVDSSSDLPYDFYRPGEEEERLPIHLLKPGGDLRELSRESDVVEAISGKKRTDHKLYFPADFILEGNTDATRRIKSLLQID
- a CDS encoding dicarboxylate/amino acid:cation symporter, coding for MKLTVKIIAGLVLGILVGVIFNLFAPDAFGPVDQYLFGPVGQIFLNLIKMLVVPIVFFSIVVGTAGISDPKKLGRMGGKTVAFFLVTTTIAISIAMALAYLIKPGVEGSFSGNSDFKAEEAPPVLDTIINIIPTNPIQAMVEGNMLQIIAFAIFVGFALAILGERTKALRNLFEQGNDVMMYLVKIIMETAPYGAFALIASAVGGQGKEALQSMGMYFLVVLGALLIHFLFTYGSAIYFLCKENPIKFYKAFAPAMAVAFSTSSSSGTLPVSMKTAQENLKVPKQISSFVQPLGATINMDGTAIMQGVATIFIAQITGVDLTFTQLIIVVVTATLASIGTAGVPGVGLIMLAMVLKQVGLPVEPIGLILAVDRLLDMTRTAVNITGDAACAMYVAKSEEKRDGKKVETVL